In Puniceicoccus vermicola, the sequence CGCCGAAGAGCTGCGCCGCCTGATGGGGCAGCCCGACGTTACCGATCCGCTGGGACTGCGGGACCGGGCCATCCTCGAAACGCTCTACGCCACCGGAATGCGCCGGGGCGAACTCGTCTCCCTGGACCTCGAGGACATCGACCTGAAAGCCTCCAGCGTCCACGTGCGCAAGGGCAAGGGCGGCAAAGGTCGTCTTCTCCCGCTGGGAGAGGCGACGGCCCGTTGGCTCGAAGCGTATCTGGAGCGGAGTCGTCCGGCTCTCTCAATGAGGGAGGACGAACGGGCCTTTTTCCTCAGCGGCTACGGCGAGCGCTTCAACCCGAACTACCTCGGCAACTGGGTGAGCAAGACGATCAAGGCCGCCGGGATCGAGAAAAAGGGGGCCTGCCACCTGCTGCGGCACAGCTGCGCCACACACATGATGGAAAACGGGGCCGACCTGCGGAGCATCCAGAGCATCCTCGGCCACGCCCGGCTCGACACCACGCAGATTTACACCGAAGTGAGCCTGGTCCACCTGCGCGAAGTCTACGAGAACAGCCATCCGGCCGCACAAGCAAAGCGGACTTGAAGAAACGACCGGACGGGCTATCTTTGATAATCGTAGCATGACCACCATAATCAAAGAAATCCTCGGAGAACTCAGCGGCCTTTCCGAACAGAAACAACGCGTGGCCGCTTCGGTGGTCCACGCCTTATGGTCGGAGGAACGTTCGGAAGACGCCGTCCATGCCGAGTGGAGGGCCGAACTCGACCGACGCAACGCGCAACTGGCAAGCGGGGAAGTCGAAGCCATCGACGAAGCCTCGATGGAATCCTTCGTCGAGAAGCTGGTTGCCGGTGAAGGTTAGGTTCCATCCCGAAGCAATGGCCGACTTGCGCGGCTCTTACTGCTATTATCGGGGCATTGATCCCGAACTGGGGCGGGACTTCATCGAGGAATACCGCACCGCGCTCGCCTTCGCCAAAAGCGATCCGCTGGTAATGCGCGTTTTCCACGGCAACGACCGGAGGGTCTTTTTCCGGCGATTCAAGAGCTACGCCTTGGTCTACGAAGCCTTCGAAGACGCGATCCTCGTTAAGGCGGTCGCCGACCTCCGCCGGAAGCCTTTTTTCTGGTCGAAGCGATAGCCGAACGGGCCGAGATTTTGCTTCCTTCGACCGCCTTACG encodes:
- the xerC gene encoding site-specific tyrosine recombinase XerC, whose product is KGIASVAGMRGRRKGGLSAPLRPEGDDDPFSLWSHSEAWLERMAERNYSETSLSAARWALKMFLDWAKERELSSPDQITKPILESYQGWLYRYEKKDGERLSVRTQRARLGTLQRFFSWLCKSGFLMANPAADLELPRKPYHALPKALNAEELRRLMGQPDVTDPLGLRDRAILETLYATGMRRGELVSLDLEDIDLKASSVHVRKGKGGKGRLLPLGEATARWLEAYLERSRPALSMREDERAFFLSGYGERFNPNYLGNWVSKTIKAAGIEKKGACHLLRHSCATHMMENGADLRSIQSILGHARLDTTQIYTEVSLVHLREVYENSHPAAQAKRT
- a CDS encoding addiction module protein → MTTIIKEILGELSGLSEQKQRVAASVVHALWSEERSEDAVHAEWRAELDRRNAQLASGEVEAIDEASMESFVEKLVAGEG